Within the Candidatus Neomarinimicrobiota bacterium genome, the region TCATAGCCGTGGTCGCTGTTCCATAATTTGGTGGTGATGAAGACCGCTTCTCTTGGTAGGCGGCTGTTCTTAACTGCCAGCCCCACGTCCGTCTCATTGCCATACATGGCGGCGGTGTCGATAAGCCGGTAGCCGGCTTCCAGAGCGTATTGTACCGCTTTCCGGCATTCCGCTCCCGGCGCGGCTAGATACACTCCCAGACCCAGGTAGGGCATTTCTACCCCATTATTCAATCTGGCTGTACTGGTTATCGTTTTCGTCACCGGAAAGCGCTTCCGAAGCTTTATTAATTAACCCTATTTCCTCGGCGCCAGTACCTTTTCAAAAATCATGACGTGCTGTTGGGGCAAGATGTCCTTGGTCTCGCGCCAGTTGAGCCCTACCGCGGCCATTTCCCTGCGGGCCTGTGCCTCGGTCATCTTGTGCAGGCGGTGGCGCTTGACGGAGGGATCTTCGCCTCGGAATTCGACCAGCACCGCCAGCCCGCCCGGCTTCAATGCCCTCACCACGGCCGTCATCATTTCCCAGGGATGGGAAAATTCATGGTAAGCGTCCACCATCAACACCAGGTTCACCCCCGTCTCCGGGAGGTTAGGATCAACGGCGGTTCCTAACATTGGTATTACGTTCGTCACTCCGCGCTCTTCAATCCGACGCTGGATGACGTCCAGCAGCTCCGGCTGGATATCCACCGCCAGGCAATGGCCCTGGGGCAGCAGCGGACTGATCCGGAAGGCGAAGTAGCCGGTTCCGGCCCCGATGTCCGCTACTATATCGGTTGGCTTCAACGGGAGACTCCTGAGCAGCAGTTCCGGCTGCTCTTCGGCCTCGCGCGTGGGTCGGTCCAGCCACGACGCCCCATGGTGGTTCATAACCCGAGAGATTTCCCGGCCCATGTAGATCTTCCCGGTACCGCCGGGGCTTGGTTGGCGATAGGTGTAAACCTGGGCGGTATCGGTGATCGTGGAGTCGCGTTGGCTGGCAAGCGCTGGCTCGGTAGCGAGTGCCGGCAGCGAGAGTAGCCCCCAACAGCAAATGACAACCGCGCGCCGCATGAGTATCAAGGGCTGAGGTGGCTTCCGGATAGGGATCGAGGTGTTTCGTGGGATCGGGTATGTTGGCTTGCCGGGGAGTCCCATGCCCCAGGGGCCCAGCTGTAGGAGTCCCGCCACCCAGGTTGCGTTTAGCCTCTGGTTAGGAGTGAAAGTGGGCGCTCCTAGATTCGCTCTTGGATGCTCTGATTGGTTCTGAGGAGCTCCTCGTAGTGGCGCTCAACCATCAGCGTCACATTGCTGGTGATTTCTTCCAGCAGGTCGTCACCCCGCTCCATGTATTCCTTGAGAAAATCACTGCGGGATGACAATCCGCGGATATATCTCCAGCCGGGCCATTTCTCATTGCTGCGGGTAAAGCCGTCGTCTTTAAGTTGGGTCTGGAAATCACTGATCAGGGTGGCCGCGGCGGAGATTCCCGGCACCTCGGTCCAGGTTACGCCGCCATAGAGCGGTAGATAGGTG harbors:
- a CDS encoding class I SAM-dependent methyltransferase, with amino-acid sequence MRRAVVICCWGLLSLPALATEPALASQRDSTITDTAQVYTYRQPSPGGTGKIYMGREISRVMNHHGASWLDRPTREAEEQPELLLRSLPLKPTDIVADIGAGTGYFAFRISPLLPQGHCLAVDIQPELLDVIQRRIEERGVTNVIPMLGTAVDPNLPETGVNLVLMVDAYHEFSHPWEMMTAVVRALKPGGLAVLVEFRGEDPSVKRHRLHKMTEAQARREMAAVGLNWRETKDILPQQHVMIFEKVLAPRK
- a CDS encoding aldo/keto reductase, which encodes MTKTITSTARLNNGVEMPYLGLGVYLAAPGAECRKAVQYALEAGYRLIDTAAMYGNETDVGLAVKNSRLPREAVFITTKLWNSDHGYDRTIKACQESLRKLRLSYIDLYLIHWPVEGLRNETWKAMIA